A window from Flavobacterium sp. 83 encodes these proteins:
- a CDS encoding VOC family protein: protein MDHAALSVKDLERSVDFYTNVLKLQEITNLTRKEGIRWISLGDGKELHLVSTIKEPVTINKAVHLAFKTANFDALVKVLDNHNITYSDWPGELHKIMVRADGIKQVYFQDPDGYWIEVNSVKQE, encoded by the coding sequence ATGGACCATGCCGCACTTTCAGTAAAAGACTTGGAACGCTCTGTAGATTTCTATACTAACGTTTTGAAACTTCAAGAAATCACTAATCTTACTAGAAAAGAAGGTATTCGTTGGATTTCTTTAGGAGATGGAAAAGAGCTCCATCTGGTTTCTACTATCAAAGAACCTGTAACAATAAACAAAGCAGTACACCTTGCCTTTAAAACAGCAAACTTTGATGCGTTAGTAAAAGTCTTGGATAATCACAATATCACATATTCTGACTGGCCCGGAGAGCTTCATAAAATCATGGTTCGCGCAGATGGAATCAAACAAGTTTATTTTCAGGATCCTGATGGTTATTGGATTGAAGTAAATAGTGTGAAACAGGAATAA
- a CDS encoding CDGSH iron-sulfur domain-containing protein, which yields MSKTKLTINRNGSIKIEGDFEITDSEGNVYGLEGRTALGLCRCGLSANKPFCDGSHRNNFEHEAAAFDLPPMKTK from the coding sequence ATGAGTAAGACTAAACTAACAATCAATCGCAATGGATCTATAAAAATTGAAGGTGATTTTGAAATAACAGACAGCGAAGGAAATGTTTATGGACTGGAAGGTAGAACGGCATTGGGTCTTTGTCGATGCGGATTATCAGCAAACAAACCTTTTTGTGATGGTTCCCACCGCAACAATTTTGAACATGAAGCAGCAGCTTTTGACTTGCCACCAATGAAAACTAAGTAA